AGAAGGCGTGGGCGATACGTCCGGCAATCGGCAGCTGTTCGCCCTTCTGCTCGGCCTTGGACCATTCGCGCGCGTTTTCGGCGGCGCGCATGAACATCTTGCCAGCGAATCCGGTGCCGGCGCGCTGGGAGGCGGCGTTGTAGACCTTCTCGTACACACGCGGCACGGCGAGCAGCAGCGTGGGACCGAAGGTCTCGAAGTCCTTGACCATCGTCTTCATATTGGAGCTCAGGGCCAGCGAAATCGTGCCGCCGAAGCTGAAGAATTCCATGAATCGGGCGAACACGTGGCTCAACGGCAGGAACAGCAGCAGGCGGCGGTTGGGCCATGCGCCGGCGCGCGGCATGTACTGCAATGCGGAGAGTACCAGGAAAGCGAAGTTGCGGTGGGTCAGTTCCACGCCCTTCGGGGTGCCAGTGGAGCCGGACGTGTAGACGATGGTGGCGCGGTCGTCGCCGTGGGAGGCTTCCTTGTATTCCCAGAATTCGGCATCGGTGACGCTTTCGCCATAGGTCTTGATGGCGTTCAGGCCGCCGGCCTCGATTACGAACACGTTGCGCAGGGTGGGTACCTCGCTGCGCACGGATTCGATCTTGTCGCGCTGTCCGTCATCTTCGGCGATGGCGAGCGTGACTTTGGAATCGTTGAAAATCCAGCTGACCTGGCTGGCGGAGTTGGTCTCATACACCGGCACAGTGAGCGCGCCGATGGACATAATCGCCATATCCAGCGCGGTCCATTCCCAGCGGGTGTGCGAGACGATGGCGACTGAATCGCCCTTATTGACGCCAAGTCCGATCAGGCCCTTGGCCAGATCGATGACCATGTCACGGAATACTTGGGCACTGTACGGGTGCCAAGTGCCATCATCGCCCTTGTATTCGATCATGGCACCTTCGGGATCGCGCTTGGCGCGGTTATCGAGCAGATCGAACAGGTTGATGTCGCTGTCAATCGGCTCCTTGACGGGATTGGTGAACTGCTTGACGATACGAGTATCGTTTATGGCCTTATCAGCGATGTTTTCAGTCATACTCCCCATGTAACTCCACGGATGCTACAAAACACGCGCGAAACAGCGGATTGTCCAGACCAAATGGCCCCGGCAATCCGTTATTTCGGGCAAACCAGGTAAATCTGCCGCACCGTACATTCAGCAGATTACTCGGCGGAGTTATTGGCCTTTTTCAGCTCGTCGCGAATCTCCTGCAGCGTGGCGAGAGTCTGCTCTTCAACGCTAGGCCCCTGTTCTTCAGCGTCAGCCTCATCCTGGATAGCAGTAAGATCACGAAGCTTATTAATCGGCAAAATCACGCAGAAATACACCGCCACGCCAACAAGCAGGAAGTTAATCAGCGCGTTAAGAATCGCACCAAATGAAACGGTCGAGTTGTTGAACGTGATGGTCAGTAGTCCGGAAAGATCCGGTACGCCGCCAATCATGCCGATTAATGGACTGATGAGATTGTCGACGATGGAATTGACCACAGCGGTAACGGCAGAGCCCATCACCACACCTACCGCCATATCAATCATTGATCCGCGCGACAGGAATTTCTTAAAGCCATTCAACGGACCTTTATCAGTCAAAGCAACAACTTTGCGAGCGGTTCCTCCCGTGGCCTTGGCAAAGTCGGTGGCAATATTCATGGGATTGTGGTTACTCATAACGGCACTCCTTACGAAATTCAGACACTTCACTTGTATCCGACTGGTTTTCCCACGACTCCATTATGCCGCTTGTTGGAATATCCCTATACCACTGCGGCGTTCCCGTACATGACTATGTACGAGAACGCCGCCAACCCTGCTTGCAGAGAACCTGTTAGAGCTGTTTAGAACTGGATGTAATCGACTTCCGTATGCTCGCCGGTTTCCAAGTATTTCGCCACATCATCAGGACCGACGAACACCAGTTCGACCGCTTGCGCAATCATCAGATTGACACGATCCATTGGCGTAAGGTTTTCGAAATAGCCGTACACCGGGATTCCCAGCGCATGCGCATATCCGATTTCGAACATCGTGCCCGGGTCCTCGTCCATAAGATTGGCGACCACGGCTTTAGCAGCATTAATGCCATGGATATCGTCCGCAAAGCATCCTTCAGGGCCTACTTCTTCGATCTGGCTGACAAACCGCGGCTTGAACAGTACCTTGCCATGGTCTTCCAATATCTTTTCCAAACGTTCCATACTTGCCGTTTGTTCAGGATCGAAGAACGGACCGGCCACATAGAAGTCATACTGTTTGTCTTCACTCATGGTCTCTAGTCATAGCGCAGCCGCGTCGGACGCCAGCCGTTATTTTCACTGTATGGACAAGGGGTCGTATCGTGAACATTACTACGGGATAACCGTCAATGACTACGTACGTTGCCCCCGATCAGCACACTCCGCCACTTTCGCCCCCTCCCGTATCGTCGAGCACGCGAACCAAGCCGACCAAATGGCCGCCATCCCATGCGCTGATCACCGTATCCGAATGCTGCAATGCCTTGAACAACCGTTCCGGCCACTGCGCCGATTCCCAACCTACCGACTTGAACAGCGCCTCAACCTGCTCAACAGTAAACCGCTTCTCTTCCGTGTATTCGATAGCCATGGACCCTCACGACAACCGTGAAGCCCCACATGTCTTTGCATAGTTTCACACGACGGGATGATGGATAGTGGAACCTATACGTTTACACATGCCTAATGCCCATGGCTCATCACCGATGAATAGAGGCTGAGATACCGTCATGTTTCCGAAGCCAAGTGCCCGAGATCGGATTCGAACCGACGACACCCGCTTTAGGAGAGCGGTGCTCTATCCACTGAGCTACTCGGGCAACGACGTTTCATTGTACACGGCCACACGCCCAGTCGCATCATGTTCGCGTGGCAGCTTGCGCAAGCCATCCGGCAACCTGAGCAAGCCACATGGAGGAACCCGACATCAGGTCATGGCCCGGTCTTTCGTGCCAGTTTGGTGCGAACTGCTCTTGCGCACGGCGAAAAGACACTGAAAGACAAGCCGTACACGGTACAGTGGCAAATCGCACGAAAAGCAAAGTAACAGTAAACAAGCCGGAGGAAAGGGCAGCATGGCAAAGGCACGGAGTACTACCACAGGCGCAAGCGTACGAGCTCGCGCCGCTGCCAAGCCACGCTCTGCCAGAGCCACGGCACGCCCAGTATCCAAGTCTGCCGTGAAGCCACACAAACGGCATCGTCTGCTTGGTTTTCTCGCCACGATGTTCGCGCTTCTTGCCCTTGCCGGCGCTGCCGCCCGCGCGCTGCCTGCCGATTTACAGGAACTGCCATTTGCGCCGATTGTGGTATCGGCAACGCCATGGTTCACGTTGCTTGGCTTGATTGCCCTGCTGTTGGCCATCGTGTCGCGGCGTATCCTTGCCGCACTAATCGCCATCGCCGCAATCGCATGCAATGGCTATTGGCAATATCCGTTCTTCTACTCGACCGATCCACTCCCCCAAGCCGCGCAGAACGCCGTGGCCGCAGCCTCCCCCAACACCAGCGATGCCTACGCGCGCGTCATGACCTTCAATGTGTATAAGGGGCAGGCCGACCCGCAAGCCATCGTCGAGCTGGTTCGCGATCAGCGCGTCGAAGTGCTTGCTTTGCAGGAGACCACCGAGGATTTCGTCAAAAAACTCAATGAGGCTGGTATTGAGCATTATCTGCCGTATGCGCAGGTCTCATCGTCTGACGGCGTATTCGGTAACGGCCTCTGGTCGGCCACGCCACTTGCCGATCCGACCGACGATGACGTGAATTCCAGCGCCTCATTCATGCCCGGCGGCACGGTGGATATGGGTGGCCAGCAGATTCGATTCGTATCCGTGCACACCACCGCTCCCGTACCCGGCTACTGGCGGCAGTGGAAGCGATCGCTGGATGAGTTGGGTCTGATGCGCGAGCATACGGATACACGGTATATTTTCATGGGCGATTTCAACGCCACTTACGATCACACGCCATTCCGTGATTTTCTTGGCGACCGGTTCGTGGATGCCGCACGTGAATCCGGACATGGGTTTACGTTCTCATGGCCCACGAACCGTGCGGCTGTGCCAATGTTCGCCGGTATTGACCACGTGGTGCTTGATCAGGGCATGAAGGCCGGACAATGCAAGGTGGTCAAAGTCGAGGGCTCTGATCATGCGGC
This DNA window, taken from Bifidobacterium longum subsp. longum JCM 1217, encodes the following:
- a CDS encoding AMP-dependent synthetase/ligase, which produces MTENIADKAINDTRIVKQFTNPVKEPIDSDINLFDLLDNRAKRDPEGAMIEYKGDDGTWHPYSAQVFRDMVIDLAKGLIGLGVNKGDSVAIVSHTRWEWTALDMAIMSIGALTVPVYETNSASQVSWIFNDSKVTLAIAEDDGQRDKIESVRSEVPTLRNVFVIEAGGLNAIKTYGESVTDAEFWEYKEASHGDDRATIVYTSGSTGTPKGVELTHRNFAFLVLSALQYMPRAGAWPNRRLLLFLPLSHVFARFMEFFSFGGTISLALSSNMKTMVKDFETFGPTLLLAVPRVYEKVYNAASQRAGTGFAGKMFMRAAENAREWSKAEQKGEQLPIAGRIAHAFYEQVVYKKIRTIFGPNADFAITGGAPMDSELSHFFNGIGMPVLEGYGMTETCGPVCVSLPEDNRIGTIGMPMCGITAGIAEDGELVVKGPLVCKGYHNNPEVTTQQITDGWLHTGDLGDISEDGFISITGRKKDLIITAGGKNVSPGLLEASVMTSPVVNQCLVIGDKKPFVAALVTLDLADANKWLESQGAKPEPDLASLAKNAIVHAEVERAVNAANEGVSRAESIRKFEILPDEFTEANGMLTPSLKTRRAQIVEHYRELIDDVIYVPLKK
- the mscL gene encoding large conductance mechanosensitive channel protein MscL — translated: MSNHNPMNIATDFAKATGGTARKVVALTDKGPLNGFKKFLSRGSMIDMAVGVVMGSAVTAVVNSIVDNLISPLIGMIGGVPDLSGLLTITFNNSTVSFGAILNALINFLLVGVAVYFCVILPINKLRDLTAIQDEADAEEQGPSVEEQTLATLQEIRDELKKANNSAE
- a CDS encoding nucleoside 2-deoxyribosyltransferase, coding for MSEDKQYDFYVAGPFFDPEQTASMERLEKILEDHGKVLFKPRFVSQIEEVGPEGCFADDIHGINAAKAVVANLMDEDPGTMFEIGYAHALGIPVYGYFENLTPMDRVNLMIAQAVELVFVGPDDVAKYLETGEHTEVDYIQF
- a CDS encoding endonuclease/exonuclease/phosphatase family protein; the encoded protein is MAKARSTTTGASVRARAAAKPRSARATARPVSKSAVKPHKRHRLLGFLATMFALLALAGAAARALPADLQELPFAPIVVSATPWFTLLGLIALLLAIVSRRILAALIAIAAIACNGYWQYPFFYSTDPLPQAAQNAVAAASPNTSDAYARVMTFNVYKGQADPQAIVELVRDQRVEVLALQETTEDFVKKLNEAGIEHYLPYAQVSSSDGVFGNGLWSATPLADPTDDDVNSSASFMPGGTVDMGGQQIRFVSVHTTAPVPGYWRQWKRSLDELGLMREHTDTRYIFMGDFNATYDHTPFRDFLGDRFVDAARESGHGFTFSWPTNRAAVPMFAGIDHVVLDQGMKAGQCKVVKVEGSDHAALLATVAVG